One genomic region from Lineus longissimus chromosome 6, tnLinLong1.2, whole genome shotgun sequence encodes:
- the LOC135489448 gene encoding 2-aminoethanethiol dioxygenase-like, producing the protein MATIQKVARLAYQTFSKSAPDKAFLDNFNRLKRMIRHVTAADIDFNQELVKSNELFKPEGGKAPVTYIGLWEDDCFSMGVFVLKNGVTLPMHDHPGMHGLCKIISGTVDVKRYTALVSNNVAIPSELAEKYTNWKKYLQPARRTPVTRINAETDLDACCLSPIEENFHEIQAINGPAAFLDILAPPYNSTEINVCHYFKDVTPKSSDTGQSESCVPAVSWLLRVPQPLDFWCDTHPYTGPPLNPLALSEEKHGDQDVT; encoded by the coding sequence ATGGCGACCATCCAGAAAGTTGCTAGACTTGCTTATCAAACTTTCTCCAAATCAGCACCTGACAAGGCGTTTCTTGATAATTTCAATCGACTAAAACGGATGATTAGACATGTGACTgctgctgatatcgattttaaCCAAGAACTTGTAAAAAGTAATGAGCTATTCAAGCCTGAAGGTGGGAAAGCGCCAGTCACGTACATAGGGCTGTGGGAGGATGATTGTTTTTCTATGGGGGTATTTGTGTTGAAGAATGGGGTGACCTTGCCCATGCATGACCACCCTGGCATGCATGGGCTGTGCAAAATAATCAGCGGGACAGTTGACGTCAAACGGTACACTGCATTGGTGTCGAACAATGTCGCAATTCCATCGGAACTGGCAGAGAAATACACCAACTGGAAGAAATATCTTCAGCCCGCCCGTCGGACACCCGTGACAAGGATCAATGCTGAAACAGATCTGGACGCCTGCTGCCTTTCACCTATAGAAGAAAACTTTCATGAAATTCAGGCGATAAATGGGCCGGCAGCATTTCTTGACATTCTTGCCCCGCCTTATAACTCGACGGAGATAAATGTGTGTCACTACTTCAAAGACGTTACCCCGAAGTCATCAGACACAGGACAATCCGAGTCCTGTGTCCCTGCAGTCTCGTGGCTCCTGAGAGTCCCACAGCCTTTGGATTTCTGGTGTGATACTCATCCCTACACGGGACCTCCTCTAAATCCTCTGGCATTATCTGAGGAAAAACACGGTGACCAGGATGTGACATAA
- the LOC135489368 gene encoding bridging integrator 3-like: MSWNPFNRHNQPRKSIVSKTATREFEREVTRIEDLDEAVKKLSKDMKKCTDAFSTMSKTEVKIAQDLATGNLCLHCGEDHLKADMDQWGHALTKLDQHTQDLNSVAQKTVMDPMKKLGSVFPSLQAAVKKREQSLQECNKCQARVEKYQDRERTGSNIAKLDQSKKALQTAKEEFETQNKLLQEDLPTFYEGRIGYIEPCFQALVLSQAHHIGEARKIYSEIYDSLTQQQDLLITDDDDVIQSKLAEIRALSIVVE, from the exons ATGAGTTG GAATCCATTTAATCGGCACAACCAGCCGAGAAAGAGCATCGTTTCTAAAACG GCCACAAGAGAATTTGAACGAGAAGTCACAAGAATAGAGGA TCTTGATGAAGCTGTTAAGAAACTCAGCAAAGATATGAAGAAATGCACAGATGCATTTTCAA CAATGTCTAAGACTGAGGTGAAGATAGCTCAAGACCTGGCCACGGGTAACCTGTGTCTCCACTGTGGAGAAGACCATCTCAAGGCTGACATGGACCAATGGGGCCATGCTCTCACAAAGCTTGATCAACATACACAGGATCTG AATTCAGTCGCACAAAAGACAGTAATGGACCCAATGAAAAAATTAGGCAGTGTGTTCCCAAGTCTCCAGGCTGCCGTCAAGAAAAGAGAACAGAGTCTGCAGGAATGTAACAAGTGCCAAGCTAGAGTGGAGAAGTACCAGGACCGCGAGAGGACGGGCTCAAACATTGCTAAGTTAGATCAG AGTAAAAAAGCCTTGCAAACTGCCAAGGAAGAATTTGAAACCCAGAATAAACTTTTACAAGAAGATCTACCAACGTTCTATGAGGGCCGTATCGGCTATATTGAGCCATGTTTCCAGGCGCTTGTGTTGTCTCAGGCGCACCACATCGGGGAGGCACGCAAGATCTACAGTGAGATATACGACTCGCTAACACAGCAACAGGATTTATTGAtaacagatgatgatgatgtgattCAGAGTAAACTGGCAGAGATTAGGGCTTTGTCGATTGTTGTGGAATAG
- the LOC135489716 gene encoding spermine oxidase-like yields MAKECPKIIIIGAGIAGISAVAELYKQGFTNTVILEAQDIIGGRIQTRHFGDSHIELGAQWIHGKDGNPLYSLASQHDLIPTEKCHRYEDPNKESFFYFQNGEKIDSEILTDVERFFTTTSCHLDQYYRNGLTCEDSKSVGEVFYKEFQEHLDKSSESLDVKRQKQAVFDWYCREECADTGCHSIYDASVNGWGLFYECGGQIEVNLSTGYRPILELILAKIPKEAILLNKPVEHILWHEGETPCTNASQPVTLQCKDGGTFSADHVIVTASAGFLKQNANSMFHPPLPKRKMDALKGIGFGTVDKIFLEFEKPFWEEHCDGMHFVWSGDEPFQLDCIDAEQDVDREWYKSLLGFQTVTNHPNILLGWIAGTAARQMESCSDDMVLKVSMAVLRRFTGNPDIPQPVKFFRTNWHSNPYVCGSYSYLSVAGHTTDFATLAEPLPSKQNPQVLFAGEATSSHHFSTTHGAYSSGVRAAHSIIQIYNKDHTHDLPTPSPWQYEQRVMTRRQ; encoded by the exons ATGGCTAAGGAGTGTCCTAAAATCATCATTATTGGTGCCGGTATAGCCGGGATTTCTGCTGTAGCTGAATTATATAAGCAAGGCTTCACTAATACGGTCATTCTAGAAGCTCAGGACATCATAGGAGGGCGGATACAGACAAGACATTTTG GCGACAGTCATATTGAACTTGGTGCTCAGTGGATTCATGGCAAAGATGGCAACCCACTGTACAGCTTGGCATCACAACACGACCTGATACCGACAGAAAAGTGCCACCGCTACGAAGATCCCAATAAAGAATCCTTCTTCTACTTTCAAAATGGCGAGAAGATAGATTCAGAAATCTTGACGGATGTCGAACGGTTCTTTACAACTACGAGTTGTCATCTAGACCAGTACTATCGAAACGGCCTCACATGTGAAGACAGCAAATCAGTTGGCGAGGTCTTCTATAAAGAATTTCAGGAGCACTTGGATAAATCGTCCGAATCCTTAGATGTAAAACGTCAAAAACAAGCTGTGTTTGACTGGTACTGTCGCGAGGAGTGTGCAGACACTGGTTGTCACTCAATTTACGATGCATCAGTCAATGGCTGGGGATTATTTTACGAATGTGGAGGTCAGATTGAGGTCAATCTCTCCACAGGTTACCGACCAATTCTAGAATTGATTCTGGCAAAGATCCCAAAGGAAGCCATCCTTCTTAATAAACCAGTCGAACATATCCTATGGCATGAAGGCGAGACGCCCTGTACAAATGCTTCACAACCAGTCACTCTGCAGTGTAAAGATGGTGGGACATTCAGTGCTGATCATGTCATTGTCACAGCGTCTGCTGGCTTCCTCAAGCAGAATGCGAACTCGATGTTCCACCCGCCACTGCCAAAGAGAAAAATGGATGCTCTGAAAGGCATTGGTTTTGGCACAGTCGACAAAATCTTTTTGGAGTTTGAGAAGCCATTTTGGGAGGAGCATTGTGACGGGATGCACTTTGTCTGGTCAGGGGACGAACCATTTCAGCTTGACTGCATAGATGCTGAACAG GATGTTGACAGGGAGTGGTACAAGAGCCTCCTTGGGTTTCAGACCGTTACTAACCACCCAAATATCCTCCTTGGGTGGATTGCTGGAACAGCAGCGAGACAGATGGAATCTTGCTCAGATGATATGGTGCTAAAAGTTTCGATGGCGGTGCTGAGACGATTCACTGGAAACCCAGATATCCCGCAACCAGTGAAGTTCTTCCG GACCAATTGGCATAGTAACCCTTACGTCTGTGGGTCTTACAGCTACCTCAGTGTCGCCGGCCACACAACTGATTTTGCAACGTTAGCTGAACCTCTGCCAAGTAAACAG AATCCCCAGGTTTTGTTTGCGGGCGAGGCAACAAGCAGTCATCATTTCTCAACAACTCACGGCGCTTACAGCTCAGGCGTGAGAGCAGCTCACTCGATCATCCAGATCTACAACAAGGACCATACGCATGATCTCCCAACCCCGTCCCCCTGGCAATATGAGCAGAGAGTTATGACCCGCCGTCAATAA